In Colletotrichum lupini chromosome 6, complete sequence, a single window of DNA contains:
- a CDS encoding zinc-binding dehydrogenase, whose amino-acid sequence MARESFNFKCVGVTRLYAKQVESSLLYTRPSRNPNVREKESHKMVTIPKTHKAVATPAKRAPLILLDRETTPPGPGEILILNEWTASSPLDLHRADGGLLCNHPEVMGGGAAGTVVAVGPDQDPADADRLNPGDKIFTFAFHRFSERAHQDFATVPAYLVSKLPANVTPQEAATVPTNLITVFHAVTADLGLELPWPRPAEGEWVPRARDDAVLVWGAASSVGVYAVQVLRRWGYRNVLAVASEKHHARLRAMGARETFSYRDADVVEKILGAVGERGVPFVLDCIGSVEGTLRPLTRIAGRGTKVAVMLPVIVRDATEEVEPEYEMEVGTVLVGEWADGVELRGVRTHFYLAMGKADISVTQNEFFKEKMQREIVPMLLEQGIIKPNKQKIVEGATMLERAQKAIELLRKRDPSGERLVWRVSDLELKLWPTLEKEAWLWWNE is encoded by the exons ATGGCACGAGAATCTTTCAACTTCAAGTGTGTTGGTGTC ACTCGTTTGTACGCGAAGCAGGTTGAATCTTCCCTGCTATACACACGACCATCTCGTAATCCCAACGTCAGAGAGAAAGAATCACACAAAATGGTGACCATCCCCAAAACCCACAAGGCCGTCGCCACACCCGCCAAACGCGCACCCCTCATCCTCCTCGACCGCGAGACAACCCCCCCGGGACCGGGCGAGATCCTCATCCTCAACGAATGGACCGCCTCCAGCCCCCTCGACCTCCACCGCGCCGACGGCGGCCTCCTCTGCAACCACCCGGAAGTCATGGGCGGCGGCGCAGCGGGCACCGTGGTCGCCGTAGGCCCCGACCAGGACCCAGCGGACGCCGACAGACTGAACCCGGGGGACAAGATCTTTACGTTTGCGTTCCACCGCTTCAGCGAGCGCGCGCACCAGGACTTCGCGACGGTGCCGGCGTATTTGGTCTCCAAGCTGCCCGCGAACGTCACCCCGCAGGAGGCGGCGACGGTGCCGACGAATCTGATCACCGTGTTCCACGCCGTGACGGCGGATCTGGGGCTGGAGCTGCCGTGGCCCCGACCCGCCGAGGGAGAATGGGTCCCGCGCGCGAGGGACGACGCCGTGCTCGTCTGGGGCGCGGCGAGCAGCGTCGGCGTGTACGCGGTGCAGGTGCTGCGGCGCTGGGGGTATCGGAACGTCCTGGCCGTGGCGAGCGAGAAGCACCACGCGCGGCTGAGGGCGATGGGCGCGCGGGAGACGTTTAGTTACCGGGACGCCGACGTCGTGGAGAAGATCCTGGGGGCCGTCGGTGAGCGGGGCGTGCCGTTCGTGTTGGATTGTATCGGGTCCGTCGAGGGCACGCTGAGACCGTTGACGAGGATTGCGGGCCGGGGGACAAAGGTTGCGGTCATGTTGCCTGTCATTGTGAGGGACGCGACGGAGGAGGTTGAGCCGGAGTACGAGATGGAGGTGGGGACCGTGTTGGTTGGGGAGTGGGCTGATGGTGTCGAGCTCCGGGGGGTGAGGACGCATTTCTACCTTGCG ATGGGCAAGGCTGATATTTCGGTAACACAGAATGAGTTCTTCAAGGAAAAGATGCAGAGAGAGATTGTGCCGATGCTCTTGGAGCAGGGCATCATCAAGCCCAACAAGCAGAAGATTGTCGAGGGCGCCACCATGCTGGAGAGAGCGCAGAAGGCGATTGAGCTGCTGAGAAAGAGGGATCCTAGCGGTGAGCGTCTGGTCTGGAGGGTTTCGGATCTTGAACTGAAGCT TTGGCCTACATTAGAGAAAGAAGCATGGCTGTGGTGGAATGAATAG
- a CDS encoding brix domain-containing protein — MLRQIKPRNARSKRALEKREPKAQENPKTALFLRGSSCSQVTQDAINELYQMRQPLAKRFVKKNDIHPFDNADSLEFFSEKNDASILVFGHTSKKRPHALTLVRTFSYKVFDMLELYLDPDTFRTLAQFKGKKVPIGLKPMLNFAGTAWDSPIANEYTHAKSFFADFFRGEPTDKIDVEGLQWIVSITADEPTDDAAKPAIRLRAYTIATKRSGSKVPRVEVNEIGPRMDFRVGRVRAPEEGMLKEAMKKPRGTEERTKKNITTDAMGDKMGRVHVGRQDLGELQTRKMKGLKRSRDVASEDEGEKGIAEEKPKKGRKE; from the exons ATGCTTCGTCAAAT AAAACCCCGTAATGCTCGCTCCAAGCGTGCGCTCGAGAAGCGCGAGCCCAAGGCCCA AGAAAACCCCAAGACGGCATTGTTCCTCCGCGGAAGCTCATGCTCGCAAGTGACACAGGATGCCATCAACGAGCTCTACCAGATGCGCCAGCCGCTCGCCAAGCGCTTCGTAAAGAAGAACGACATCCACCCCTTTGACAACGCCGACTCGCTCGAGTTCTTCTCGGAAAAGAACGACGCCTCCATCCTCGTCTTTGGCCACACCTCCAAGAAGCGGCCCCACGCCCTCACCCTGGTCCGCACCTTCAGCTACAAGGTCTTTGACATGCTCGAGCTCTACCTCGACCCGGACACCTTCCGCACCCTCGCCCAGTTCAAGGGCAAAAAGGTCCCCATCGGCCTCAAGCCCATGCTCAACTTCGCCGGCACCGCCTGGGACAGCCCCATCGCCAACGAGTACACCCACGCCAAATCCTTCTTCGCCGACTTCTTCCGCGGCGAGCCCACGGACAAGATCGACGTCGAGGGCCTGCAGTGGATCGTCTCCATCACGGCCGACGAGCCCACCGACGACGCCGCCAAGCCCGCCATCCGCCTCCGCGCCTACACCATCGCCACCAAGCGCAGCGGCTCCAAGGTGCCCCGTGTCGAGGTCAACGAGATTGGGCCCCGGATGGACTTCCGCGTCGGCCGCGTGCGCGCGCCCGAGGAGGGCATGCTCAAGGAGGCCATGAAGAAGCCCCGCGGCACCGAGGAGCGCACCAAGAAGAACATCACCACGGACGCCATGGGTGACAAGATGGGTCGCGTGCACGTCGGCCGCCAGGACTTGGGCGAGCTGCAGACGCGCAAGATGAAGGGTCTGAAGCGCAGCAGGGACGTGGCGAGCGAGGACGAGGGGGAGAAGGGTATCGCGGAGGAGAAGCCCAAGAAGGGTCGCAAGGAGTAA
- a CDS encoding glutaredoxin: MPSQRQLRTLLVGVLIGVVFVLFYTSSLRANEVKDERTIQDFYHKTVNGLKHKQPPGQAVLEGNKPKAAGHVPVDKDADGDVDADDEKLAKDMQGRLKAAEDKAKELANKKSPLKPDAPSDVVGKGNSAAGQKKKEKTANGKEVSETEEEEKKKDESDEEHAVEVELNSILKKSPVIIFSKSYCPYSKKAKALLLEKYSIEPTPYVVELDQHPLGPQLQAFLGEKTGRKTVPNILVNSVSIGGGDDVIELDSQKKLVPRIIDLGQKKVEMKERSANSQKNN, translated from the exons ATGCCTTCGCAAAGGCAGTTGCGCACCCTCCTGGTGGGTGTGCTGATTGGCGTCGTCTTCGTGTTGTTTTACACATCTTCCTTGCGAGCGAACGAGGTCAAAGACGAGCGGACCATCCAAGATTTCTACCACAAGACGGTCAATGGACTGAAACACAAACAACCGCCGGGCCAAGCGGTGCTGGAAGGGAATAAGCCCAAGGCAGCTGGCCACGTGCCTGTTGACAAAGATGCCGATGGCGACGTTGACGCCGACGACGAGAAGCTCGCCAAGGATATGCAAGGACGCCTGAAGGCCGCCGAAGACAAGGCTAAGGAACTTGCCAACAAGAAATCACCACTGAAGCCTGATGCGCCTAGCGACGTCGTCGGAAAGGGCAACTCTGCTGCTGGACAaaagaagaaggaaaagaCGGCCAATGGCAAAGAAGTCTCCGAGACtgaagaggaggagaagaagaaggacgaGAGCGATGAGGAACATGCTGTCGAGGTTGAGTTGAACTCCATCTTGAAGAAGTCACCAG TCATCATCTTTTCCAAGTCTTACTGCCCGTACTcgaagaaggccaaggcATTGTTGCTCGAAAAGTACTCGATCGAGCCCACACCATACGTTGTCGAACTGGATCAGCATCCTCTTGGCCCTCAGCTGCAGGCCTTCCTCGGCGAGAAGACTGGCCGGAAGACAGTTCCCAACATCTTGGTAAATAGTGTGAGCATAGGTGGAGGCGACGATGTCATCGAGCTTGACAGCCAAAAGAAGTTGGTACCCAGGATCATTGACCTTGGGCAGAAGAAGGTGGAGATGAAGGAACGGTCTGCCAACAGCCAGAAAAACAACTAG